The Terriglobia bacterium genome window below encodes:
- a CDS encoding thiol-disulfide isomerase yields EYTYEIVPTGFTEDKWIQMSEIRPASRQHVHHAVVYIRPPDSTWLRNAPLNQPFTASSLADPHLQHEAHWTDSDLLLVYAPGSSPDRWPDGMAKFIPAGSDLVFQMHYTTNGHADRDQTSIGLRFARQAPVQRVLTLQLTNDHFVIPPETDNYRVEAWGSLPNDATLLSFFPHMHLRGKRFEYNIIHDAANIETLLRVNYDFYWQLSYRLAQPLPLKAGTRLQAVAWYDNSSKNPHNPDPHTSVTWGDQTYEEMMVGFFDVAVPRNMSKAQYFVRPDNK; encoded by the coding sequence TGGAATACACCTACGAAATCGTCCCGACGGGATTTACGGAAGACAAGTGGATTCAGATGTCTGAAATCCGGCCGGCAAGCCGGCAGCACGTACACCACGCCGTGGTTTATATCCGTCCGCCGGATTCGACGTGGCTCCGGAACGCACCACTGAATCAGCCTTTCACCGCATCGAGCCTGGCCGATCCCCATCTGCAGCATGAAGCACACTGGACCGACAGCGATCTTCTGCTGGTGTACGCGCCGGGCAGTTCGCCGGATCGGTGGCCTGACGGAATGGCGAAGTTCATTCCTGCGGGCTCCGATCTTGTTTTCCAGATGCACTACACGACCAACGGCCACGCCGATCGCGATCAGACATCGATCGGCCTGAGATTTGCACGGCAGGCGCCGGTGCAGCGGGTTCTCACGCTCCAGTTGACCAATGACCACTTTGTCATTCCGCCGGAAACCGATAACTACCGAGTTGAAGCATGGGGCTCGCTGCCGAATGACGCGACGCTGCTCAGTTTCTTCCCGCACATGCACCTCCGCGGGAAGCGTTTCGAGTACAACATCATCCACGATGCGGCGAACATCGAAACGCTGCTCCGCGTGAACTACGACTTTTACTGGCAGCTCAGCTACCGCCTCGCTCAACCTCTTCCTCTGAAGGCCGGAACCCGCCTGCAGGCCGTGGCGTGGTATGACAACTCCAGCAAAAATCCCCACAATCCGGATCCGCACACCAGCGTCACCTGGGGCGATCAGACGTATGAAGAAATGATGGTGGGATTCTTCGACGTCGCCGTGCCCAGGAATATGAGTAAAGCGCAGTATTTCGTGCGGCCTGATAACAAATAG
- the nadB gene encoding L-aspartate oxidase yields the protein MRETDFIVIGSGIAGLRAAIGLAEAGRVTIFTKAQVTESNSMHAQGGIAAAIGQNDDVGKHYADTIAAGAGLCDEEAVRVLVQEGPAEIDRLLAWGADFEKNGRVLSLSREGGHGVARIVHGNGGLTGKVVVDTLLARLRGAANVTITPFTFFRDLIVDGDRVTGVQFEHDGSRSACFANAVLLATGGGSHVYSQSTNPETATGDGLAAAYRAGAELRDMEFVQFHPTVLNLPGAPRFLLTEALRGEGARIVNEHGERFVDELLTRDEVSRAVFKQLTGREAAAVFLDMRHVPAETLQKKFRHVYTTCLQYGLDITRNPIPITPAAHYFMGGVGTNLAGQTTLSGLYAAGEAASTGVHGANRLASNSLLEALVFGGRAAAAMKDETGAGSNEVAAADLPASTAVPPAVRDITWRYAGIVRNAEGLKTGIKLLSEMDQRSNLVTVARIIHECALAREESRGAHFREDFPERSSLGHHSRIRKQYPSKLF from the coding sequence ATGCGGGAGACGGATTTTATTGTCATCGGGAGCGGCATCGCCGGGTTGCGCGCCGCAATCGGCCTCGCCGAAGCGGGACGCGTCACGATATTCACGAAGGCGCAAGTCACCGAATCCAATTCCATGCATGCGCAGGGAGGAATCGCGGCGGCGATCGGCCAGAATGACGACGTCGGCAAACACTATGCCGACACGATAGCCGCGGGAGCCGGTCTGTGCGATGAAGAAGCGGTACGCGTGCTCGTTCAGGAAGGTCCGGCGGAAATCGATCGGCTGCTCGCGTGGGGCGCCGACTTCGAAAAAAACGGCCGCGTCCTGTCGCTGTCCCGTGAAGGAGGACACGGCGTAGCGCGGATCGTTCACGGCAACGGCGGCCTGACCGGTAAAGTCGTTGTCGATACTCTGCTTGCCCGGCTGCGCGGCGCCGCCAATGTGACGATCACTCCGTTTACTTTCTTTAGGGACTTGATCGTCGACGGTGATCGAGTCACCGGCGTTCAATTCGAACACGATGGATCGCGCAGCGCCTGCTTTGCAAACGCCGTATTGCTCGCAACCGGCGGCGGTTCTCACGTCTACTCCCAAAGCACGAATCCCGAAACAGCAACCGGAGACGGGTTGGCCGCCGCATATCGCGCCGGCGCGGAGCTCCGCGACATGGAATTCGTGCAATTCCACCCGACCGTACTGAATCTGCCGGGCGCTCCGCGATTTCTGCTGACGGAAGCTCTGCGAGGCGAAGGCGCGCGGATCGTAAACGAACACGGCGAGCGCTTCGTCGATGAGCTTCTGACCCGTGACGAAGTGAGCCGGGCCGTCTTTAAACAACTGACTGGGCGGGAAGCAGCGGCGGTGTTCCTCGACATGAGACATGTCCCCGCCGAGACTCTGCAGAAAAAGTTCCGGCACGTTTACACCACCTGCCTGCAATACGGCCTGGACATCACGCGGAATCCGATTCCCATCACTCCCGCCGCGCATTACTTCATGGGCGGCGTCGGCACGAATCTGGCAGGACAAACGACATTGTCTGGCCTGTATGCCGCCGGCGAAGCCGCATCGACCGGCGTGCATGGCGCGAACCGCCTGGCGAGCAATTCTCTGCTTGAAGCGCTGGTCTTCGGAGGCAGGGCCGCGGCTGCGATGAAGGACGAAACCGGCGCGGGTTCAAATGAAGTTGCGGCGGCGGACCTTCCGGCCTCAACGGCAGTGCCGCCGGCCGTTCGTGATATCACGTGGCGGTATGCCGGCATCGTCCGGAACGCCGAGGGCCTCAAAACGGGCATCAAGCTGCTCAGCGAGATGGACCAGCGTTCCAATCTCGTTACCGTCGCCCGAA